TTTTGATAATTTTTAAGGTTGGTTTGGTTAGATAAAATTGCTAGACTAGCTAGCCATCGATAAATACTATTGGTGCTTATAAAGGGGTAGTTACCTCTTTACCTGCCTACTCGTCTGGGGTCTTGCATGTAAATAGCATAAAGCTTAATATTTTTTTGGTTAGCTAAATCAATAACCATCTGTCCATCAACCCATTGTTCACCGCGCCCGCGCGGGGTTGGGTGCGGCGGAGCATCGCCTATTTGTATAATGATACGCTCATCACTTTGCCAATCCAGCTGCAAAGCCGCCTGCAAACCTTCGTAAACGGCTTCGGGAATATCGCCGCCGCCGCCGGCAATAATGGCCCTGATAAAGGCGTTATGGCTGGCTAAATCGGTACTAAAAGCCGCTGTACGCGTAAGGTACTGCGCGGGCGGATAATCGCGGTAGCGCACAATCGCCAACCGCAAAGTACGGCTCGGATTAGCCGCTTGCACCTGCTGCATTAAATTGGTGAGCAGTTCATCTTTAATGTAATCGAGGTGCACTTTCATACTTAAAGTGGTATCGATGACAAAAGCTAAATCGATGGTATTCCCGGCGCTATGGGCGGCTAAAATATCTTGTGTAATAGCGCCCAGCTGGGACGATTGCTGTACATCACCCCAAAAGCGGCCGCCGGTAGCGGCAGTAAAAACTTGAAAGGGGCGGTGCGGCGGCGGTAACTGCGGTAAAGGGATACCGGTACGAATAATAAAGGCGCTATCGTAATAATCTACCCCATATTGATTGTTGCCGTAGTTGGTATCGGGTAAAGCAAAGGCCCTAATATTAAACCAAGTACCTTCGTTAAATTCAAATTGTCCTTCACGCCCCCAAGGGTAGCCCCAAATAACGGCAGACGGCAGATGGATATGAAACCACTCGCGCTCATCGTTAAAAAAGGGCACCGCCAACGGCCGGCTGCTCATTAAAAAAAAGACCGGCTCTAGGCCGCGCGCTATTCTATCGGTATTATCAATGTAAACACCATCAAGTATGCGCCGTTCGCCCACTAAACTAATATGCTCATCGTAAGAACGTAAAGCGTAACTATCGGCCAGCTGGCTTTCGTCAACACTGCTATCGGTAAGTAAAATTGAGGCCCGGCCCGGTACCGCCAGCACAAAAAGCTCGAAACTGCCATCGCGGTTCGCAAAAATACGGGTTTCGCCCGCGCCAATTTGTAACGGGTTAGCCACTAAATTTACAGCCGCCATTAAGCCGGCTAAAATTAAAACTCTTTTCATTGTTTTACTTTTCGGCTAATTAAGGTATAATTTTAAGTTAGCTATTTTTAATGAAAGATGATATAAGCAATTACCTTTTTTATTATGTTTAAGCGGTTATTTACCGATTATTTAAGTAAATGAAGCAGCTAGGGCTTACTTTACTTTTTTTACTTTTTTTAGTACCTCAAACCGGTGAGGCAAGGCTTATCGTTACAGCCGAGCAATGGTACCGGCTTTACCATCAACATTTACATCGCATTCCCGAAAACGAATGGGAAAATTTAGTTTACCTCGAGAATGCCCTTAACGCCCCCTTTGCTAACCCCCTTAACGCTTTAACCCGCATTACCAGCGAAACCGAGTGGCAGCGCTATCAATATTTATTTAGAATGCATGTAAATTTGCAAATTGTACGCACTTATATAGCCATAGCCACCAAATACGACCGCCAGCGCGTTTACTTTTTTAATGCCCCGTGGCGGCGGCAAAACCTAGAAAGCCTAGAGATGGCCGAAGCCTTTTACGGGCGCGCCCTCTTTTTTTGGCAGCAAGCTTTACCTTATATCGAGCTGCTTAACCGGCCCGAATTTAGATGGATTGAGCAGCCCGAAATACGTTTTTGGCAAGATGAGCTAAGCCAGATACGGCGAGGGGCTTTAAATTTTGAACTTATTATTAATAACCATCTTGAAAGAGTAGCCCTGCACCGCGACTTTTTTGAAAACTTACCCGATACTATCCCTAACGATTGGCACTATGGGGTGTGGGAGTAGAGATTAATTCCTTTCTTTTTAGTTTATGACAAATTAAAAAATCTATGTTATACTCTTTAGATAGTATTGAGGAGAATAAATGTCTAATCCTAATAAAGAGTTTTTCAAAGAAAAGAAAATTTGGTCAGAAATTAAAGATGAACTTCTTACACACTACTTAACACCATATTTTAGTAAAATATTAGAAACCAAGAAACCTTTGCTTTATGTGGACTGTTTTGCTGGGAAAGGCAAATTTGATGATGGAAAAGATGGCTCTCCTTTAACGGCTTTGCATAAATTAAACGAAATTATAGATAATAAACATAAAAATAATCGCTCTATACCAACAGTTAGTATGAAATTTATTGAATTAAACTGGGCAGATGAACTTAATATCAATATTCCACAACATTATCAGCAATGGAGTGAAATTATCAATGGGAAATTTGAGGATAATATTAAAAATTTGCTTCAAAATACTCCCAAAGATTTTAATATTTTTCTTTACATTGATCCTTATGGTATAAAAGCTTTAAATGCTACTTTATTTAAAGAACTTCCAACCAAATTTAATACGGCCGAATTACTCATAAACTTTAATTCGCATGGCTTTCTTCGTGAAGCTTGTCGTGTAAAAAAGATTACACTTAGAGAGCAAGAAGATGAATTTTTTAGCGACCTTAAAGAATATGATAGTTCAATATTTCAGCATATTAATGAATTGAATGATATAGCCGATGGAGACTATTGGCAAGCTATTATTGAGGAATATTATCAAGAGGAAATAAACTGGTATCAAGCAGAGCAAAAATTTTCATATCAATATAAACAATGTTTAAAGAAAAAATATAAATACGTTTTGGATATGCCCATTTGCCTAAAAAAAAAATCATTCTCCTAAATATCGTATGATTCATGCTACCAAGCACCATGACGGGTGTGTTTTGATGGCAGAGAATATCGCTAAACGTAAAGAACGTTTGTTTATAGACATTCAAAATAAAGGGTTGCTAGATTTGCGGCAAGAACTGGACGATGATTCTTTAAAGCAATTACTTAACAATGTTATAATAGAAGATGATTTAACAAAATCTTTAGCCAATTTTTATAATGAACACGGTGTAATTTGCGAATCTTCTCGCCTAAGACGTATTTTAAAAGAGCTTAAAAATCCTAGTAAACAAAATACATTATTTTAAGGGGCGCTAATGACTACCAATACCACAACACGAAAATCTATGCTCTATAAAACCGATGTCGAATACGGTGATTATACTATGAACCATGTATTAGGTTGTTCTCATGGCTGTTTATATCCTTGTTATGCTTTTTTGTTAGCAAGAAGATTTGGAAAGGTGGCAACCTATGAAGAATGGTGTAAACCAAAACTTGTAAGCAACACACTTGAAATTCTTGAGCAAGAAATTCCGCGTTTAAAATCAAAGATAAATTCAGTTCATTTATCTTTTACTACTGACCCATTCATGTATGGATATGACGAGATAAAAGAAGTAACTATAGCAGCAATAAAAAAATTAAATATGGCAAATATACCTTGTACAGTTCTTACTAAAGGATTATTACCTATTGAATTATCAGAATTATCTACTAAAAATGAATATGGAATAACACTTATTTCCCTTGATGAAAATTATCGAAAGAGAATAGAGCCCGGTGCAGCTTCATATATAAATAGAATTGCTGCTTTGAAAGTTTTACACGATAAGGGTTGTAGGACATGGGTAAGTATTGAGCCATATCCAACACCAAATCTTATTAAACAAGACGTATTAACAATTTTAAATGCCGTTTCATTTACTAATCGCATTATATTTGGTAGAACAAATTATAGTAAAGAAGTTTCAGCTTTTACCAAACATCGCGAATTTTATAATGAACAAGCAAGGGTTGTAATTCAATTCTGTAAAGAGCATAATATTGATTTCCATATAAAAGATGGAACATTAACTGAGGTTAAAATTGTAGCTTAAATTTTACTTATAACACCACCCTATCATTTTTCCGCCTCTTCAGCAATCCCGCGTATGGTTTTTGTTTTTTTACTATTGGCCTTCGTATAACCGTATATTAAAAGTTGTTCGCCTAGTAGTAAAGGTATCGCTAGCGCCCGCAGCTATTGGAATAAGCGGTGGTTGTGGTGAAAAATGTCCATGCGGCCACTCATAGTTTGAATTTGGGGCTACAGCAATAGTTTTATTGGTGCGGTTATTTATTGTTGTTAGTACCACACTATCGCCGTTTTCAGTTAAAGCAGGCCTGCCTGCATTCTCTCTTGAAACCATCAAGTGTCTGTTACCATCATAAAATGGAGCAGGAACTCGAGGCTGTCTAGGCGCAGTTACAGAATTTGTACCGCCTTGCCATATCCACTCATTATTAATCCTTACCCAGCTCCACCCTTCAGAAACAGCCATACTTCCGCCAGCTATCCACTGCTGGTTACCGGTAATACCATTATTATTGATGGGAGCAGGAAACCAACGAGGCCCCAATATTTCACCGCGATTAGTACCATCAAAGTATAAATAAAATTCATCACGAAAGCTGGTAGCGCCATTACCAACCCAGAGCATTTCTACCCGGTAGTGGTAACCAAAAGCCGTTGCATCATGCAGGGTTATTATAAGATGGCTATCATCATCAACTACACGGTATCTTACAGCGTGATTGTTAATTGGAGCGATAGCTTGCATTGCTGTAACCCTAACTTCTGAATTATTATTTACTATATTATTGTTATTGTCATTACTTGTTATATTGTTAACGTTATTTGGTAAAAAATCCATAGGGCACGAAGTAAGTAAAATTAGTGTAGTTAGCGCTAACGTACCAATAAACATTTTTTTCATAAAAGCCCCCTAAATTGATATTTGCTGTAGTATAACACAAAATGTATTTTTTGCAAATGATGTTTACAAAAACTAAACTCTTTCAATTTTCACTTTTTAATTTACAGCACCACCCTCTCATTTCCCTGCCGTTTAAGCAGCCCCTCACGTTCCATAGCATTAAGTAAAGGGATAACATATTTACGCGATAACCCTAAGCCGTCTTTTACCTCAGCTATGGTAACAAGCTCGCCGGCTGTTTTACCTTTTAAGATAACCTCTTTGGCTTTAGCATAACTGGCCGGGTGGTAGTACAGCCCTTCATCAAGGTAAACGGCAAGACCGGCGGTATTTAAAGTTTTTATATCTTTAACATTAGTCAAATCACGCTCGTGCAGGCCGACTAAGGCAGCCTCTTTAAGTTTTTGCTCCAACTTGTGTTGAGCAGCCGTTAAAGTAATGGCCGCTTTTTCGCTGTACAATTTATAATTGCCGGCTACTACCATCATTATTTTTTCTTTAATTAAATAATCGCTTAAAGCTTCGGCAAAGTTTTGCTCCAATTTAAAAGCGGTTTTAAATTTATCAAAGTTTAAGCTGCTGCCGGTTAAGTCGGTTTTGATGGTTGTTAGTAAATTATTTAAATAGTTGTTATCGGCATAAAAAGGACCTATCTTAACGGCATTATCAAGCGGTTTATAGGCTTTTAAATACCCTGCTACGGCCAGTTGTAACTCATTGTGGCTGTTAAAATGTTTACCGGCCAGCAAAGCCAATTTCTTACGGTGATGGCTGCCGGTAGCTCCTGCCCAAAAAAGCGAAGCCGCCGCCAAAATAGTACTGCCGCCATGACTAATAATAATGGCTTTTTGCCGCCAAAAAAAACTTTGCGGCTCGGTAAAACGCAGTCTAACTAAATTTTTAACTATAGCAAACTTATCGCCTTCTTGTTTGTAGAGAGGGATTAGCCGGGCAATTTGGCAGTTAGTCCCCACCGCCAGCTCAATATTTTTAGCCTTAAATAAATTATCGTTAAAAATTTCATCTATGGCTAAAACTACCTCTACAGCCGTTAAAACTTCTTCGCCGGCAGCAAAGTTAGTTAATAAATCGCCGCGTTTAATAGCCTCGCGTTTTATACCTTTTAAATTTAGGGCTAAACGCGTAGTTGCGATAGCCGCTGTTACCTCGTGGTGGTATTGCCCGATGCCTCTTATAGCCAGCTTTTCACCGCTGGGAAAGTGGTTTAAAGTTTCTTCTTTGGTTAAGTTGCCGGCGGCTAAGCTACCGGTAACGGTAAGGCCGGCTCCTTGTATGCTAAATACTCTGTCTATATATAAATAACTGAGAGTCGAGAGTTGAGAGTTGAGAGTTTGCAAGTTAAGAATAGCTGTCAGCTTTTCTTTTAAACCGGTTATACCTTCACCCGTTAAAGTGGATACTTTAACTATTTCAATATCTTGTTTAAAGATGTTAAATAATTCTTCTTTAACAAGAAGCTCTTGCAGCTCAAGGCTTTCGGCATCCAGCAGGTCAATTTTATTAAGTACGCAAATAGTGGGTAAGCCTAAACTTAAAGCCACCAAAGAGTGCTGGTAAGTCATCGGCATAAAACCTTCATCGGCGGCTACCACCAGCATAACAAGGTTAAGGCTCCACATACCGGCCACCATATTACGGATAAACCGCTCGTGGCCCGGCACATCAATAACCCCTACCGTTAGGCCCTCTGCCGTAAAGTGGCTAAAACCTAAATCGATAGTCATACCGCGTGCCCGTTCTTCGGGCAGCCGCATTTGCTCGCAGCCGGTTAAGGCTTTAATTAAAGCCGATTTACCGTGATCGACGTGACCTGCTGTTCCGATAATCTTGTGCATATAAAAACAAATTAATTTACTTAACTCGTTCTACATATTCGCCGCTGCGGGTATCAATTTTAATTTTAGTACCCATATCGCAAAAAAGCGGCACCATTATTTCAAAACCGCCGGTAACACTATTTACTTTAGCGCGCTTTAACGAGCGGCCGCTGGTATCGCCTTTAATACCGGGTTCGGTTTCGATAATTTCGCGCTCAACGTTAATAGGAATACGCACATCAACGGCTTTGCCTTCGTAAAAAGCCATCTCAATTTCGATACCATCAACAATATAGTTGGCATTATCACCTAAATCGCCTTGCGGTACCTCAATTTGCTCAAAGCTTTCGCCATCCATAAAAACAAAGTTTTCACCGTCAAGATAGCTAAATTGCATAGGCCTTAGCTCCAGCTCGATGGTCTCTACTTTATCGGCGGCTTTGTAAACGCTTTCGATAATTTGATTAGAGAGTAAATTTTTAATTTTAACTTTCATCACCGCTGCGTTGCGGCCGCTTTTGGTAAACTCGCTCTTTAAAGTTATATAAGCCTGTCCATCTAATAAAAAAGCGGTACCGGCTCTAACTTCTTGCATAACTATAATTGCCATAAATAATAAATCCCTCAACTTAATTTGTTACGGTTAGTATAAAGTTAAATGGCCGGCTCGTCAAGGGGCGGTTTGAGCTACTTTTCGTAATAAAGCAGCCGCTAACCTTTACAAAAGACCGTTAATTAGCTATAATTTTATTAATTTTACTATGTACAAACATTACTCCGTCTTATTAAACGAGGCCGTTGCTTTACTGGCTTTGCCATCCGGCCTAGCCCAAGGGCCGATTATCGATGGCACCGTAGGCGCTGGCGGCCACAGTTTGGCCCTGCTGCAAAATTATCCGCATATTCAATTAATAGCCCTAGATGCCGATGGGCAAATGTTAAATTTAGCCCAAAAACGGCTAAGCGCTTATGCCGGCCGGGTAAAGTTTTATAACCTTTTTTTTGATGATTTTTTGACCAACTACCCCACCGATTTGCCTAACCCCGCCGCCATCTTACTCGATTTAGGAATATCCAGCTACCATTATGAGACCGGGCGCGGTTTTTCTTTTAACGATAATTTGAGTCTAGATATGCGCATTGGTGCCGACGGGCCATCGGCCGCCCAGTTAATAAATACCTTAACGGAGAGCGAGCTAGCCAACCTGCTTTACCGTAACGCCGATGAGCAATTTAGCCGCCCCATCGCCAAAGCTATTGTTAAAGCCCGTACCGCAGGCGAAATAGTTACCGCCAAACAGCTGGCCGATATTATTGTTAAAGCTTTGCCCCACCAACACAACAAAAGCAAATATCACATTGCTACTAAAAGTTTTCAGGCCCTGCGCATTACCGCTAACGATGAACTTGGCCGCCTGCAGCGCACCTTACAACCGGCCTTTAATTTGCTGCCGGCCGGCGGCAAATTGGCCATTATTAGCTTTCATAGCATAGAAGACCGCCTTGTTAAACAGTACTTTGCCGGCTTAACCAAACGCTGCCAATGCCCGCCTAACATACTTATTTGCAACTGTAGCGGCCCCTTAGCGCACGATTTAACCAAAGGCGGCCTATCTGCCGGCACTGACGAGTTAAAACTTAACCCGCCCTCACGCTCGGCCCGTTTACGAGTGATAGAGAAGTTAGCAGATAAACAAAAAAATTAACTGAATCCTCTTGACACATTTTGCCGGTTATGTTAAATTATTTTTTGTAAGGCAAAGCTTGCTTTATATAAGCGTGTCTCCTTCGTCTATCGGTTAGGACATCGGATTTTCATTCCGACAAGAGGGGTTCGATTCCCCTAGGAGATGCTTACATTATTGGAGATGTAGCGAAGTTGGTTATCGCGTCGCCCTGTCACGGCGAAGACCGCGGGTTCGAGTCCCGTCATCTCCGCTTTAAAAGTTTTATTGCAAATGCTTTACCGGCTATAAGCGTAAACAAAATGGTTGTTTTTTTCAAGATTAATTTTTACATTAAAGAAATACTATGAACATTGCCATCTTTAGTGATACTTATTTGCCATCTAAAAACGGTGTAGCCACTTCTTTAGCTCAATTAAAGCGCGAATTAAGCGAACTTGGCCACAATGTATACATTTATACCACTCAAGTTAATGAACCTCGCGAAGATGATGCAAAAATTTTTCGCTCGCCCAGCTTAAATTTACATTTAAAAGTTGATGGCCGCTTGGCTTTTGCCAATATTATACAAATTGGCCAGCTTATACGGCAGCAAAATATCGAGCTTATCCACACCCACTCCGAATTTACGATGGGTTTGGCTGGCCGTTACTTAGCCCGCAAACTTAATATACCACATGTACATACTTTACACACTTTATGGAATGATTACCGGCATTACTTTTTTAAATCTAGGGTGGCTAACAAATTAGTCTCGGCCCATAATGTGGGTAATCTTTTAGCTTCTTATATGTCGGGCTGTACGGCTTTGGTAGCCCCTTCACCTAAAGCCAAAGCCTACCTTAAAGAAATTGGCTTAAATCGTTCTTATATCGTTAATAACGGTGTTGATGCCGAAGCTTTTAGCCGCTGGATAAGTGATGACGAAAAAATTACTTTAAGGCAGCAACTCAATTTAAAATCAGATGATATTTTAACTTTGTTTGTTGGTCGTATCGCCAGCGAAAAACGAGTACTGCCCCTTTATAAAGCCTTTAAAAAACTTATGCAAAAATATACATTTAAAGCTATGTTAATCGGCGAAGGGCCTGACCTTAAAGAGCTAAAACAACTAGCCTACAATGATAAGCTTAGCCATAACTTTATCTTTACCGGTTATCTACCTTACACAGAAATATTTAAATATTATGCTATAAGCAATATTTATACTACTGTATCTTTAAGCGAAGTACAACCGATGACCGTTATAGAGGCCTTAATTAGCGGCCTGCCCATTGTGGCCCATACCGACCTTGCCTACGAAGGGTTAGTTTTAGATGGTGTAAACGGTTTTATCGCTCAAAATGACGAAGATTTTGGCCGCAAACTTAGCGCTTTGTTAGATAATCCGGCTTTAATAGCCGATTTTGCTGCCGCCAGCCGCCGCCATTCATTAAATTTTTCGGCCGAGCGGCAAGCCGGCGAAATGGCCGAGCTTTACAAAAAAGCTATTGACTGGGGACGGCCGCAGTGCCGCTATAACAATCTTGCCGGGTAACTCATAATGATTTTAGCAGCTAATAATATTTACCATTCATTTAAAGATAAAGAGGTGCTAAAAGGTATTAATATTAGCTTTAGCGGCGGCATTGCTGTTTTACTGGGCGAAAATGGTGCCGGTAAAACTTTATTTTTAAAGATTTTAAGTGGTATTTTAGCCGGCATACAAGGCGAAGTAACTCTTGATGGACAAAATGTAGCCGTCTTTAATGAATGCCGCAAGGCCATTGGTTTTGCCGCCGAAGAGCTGTATTTTTGGCCTGCTTATACTGTATTAAATGCTTTAACATTAACCGCCGATAAAATTTTTGCCGAACAACTTATCCAATTATGCCGCTTAAGTGAGGTTAAACAAAAAAAGATTAAAAATTTAAGTTTTGGTTACCGTAAGCGGCTTAATTTAGCTTTAGCTTTAGCCGGTCGGCCGGCTTTTTTATTATTAGACGAACCCACCAATGGCCTAGACCCTATAGAGCGCGACTTTTTTTTAACTACCTTAAAAGAACAGAGTAAAAATTTAACTGTCATTATGGCTAGCCACCGCCTAGAAGAGGTAAATGAACTGGAGGCCGCAGCCCTTATCTTGCATAACGGATTACTGCACAAAGTAGAATCTAGCCGTATTAAAGAGGCCTACCATGCCATTCATCACTAATATTTTTAAGCACGAAACCAATTTATTTTATAAATATAATATCTTAGGCCCCTTAGTTTTAATTTTTATCATAACTACAGCTAATTTATTTAATTTTACTATCTTTCACTTTCCATTAGAGATAGGAATTTTCAATTATAGTTATGGGTTTTTAATAACTATTCTAATTTTTTTCCCTTTTTTTAGCTTGTTATCTTTTAGCCATGAAGCCGAACATTTAACCCTTAACCGCCTGTTAGCTTTACCTCTAAACGAAGGACAATTAGTTAAAGCTAAATTTATGACTTGCTTTAAATTACTTATTCCTATTTTAACGATGATAGTGCTGTGGCAGTTAATTTCGCTCCATTGGCACTTTTTCGATTTTGGTCTCTTCTTAACCGCTCTTATATCCGTTGCCGCCGTTGCTTTTTTAGCCGCCGCCGCCGCTATCTTTTTCGGGACTATCGTTAAAGCTCTTATTTCACCGCTGCTGTCTTTACTCTTTTCGGCTTTATTAATTTTTTCTCCACTTAATTTCTTCTCTTTGGATAGACGACTTTTCTTCTTCGCTAAAGGTATTATTAACACCGCCGATTTAGCCTTTTTTATAGGGATTGGCTTAATTTTTTTAGGGTTAAGTACAGTAATTTTACAAAAAAAACGAGGTATTCCCAGTAAAAAACCATTATTATGGTTGGCGCTTTTCGTCCTTAACTTGGCCTTTCCTCTGCATATCGACCTCACCTTTAACGCTATGCACCGCCCGGCGCGGGCAAGCCGTTTACTTTTAACCCGGCTTGAAGCGCCGCTTTACCTTAGCTATTATATCTCTCCGCAGCTGAGTAACCAACCGGCCGCTAACGAGGTATGGCGCATCTTAAATCAATTTAATAAATTTGGCAATGTACATGTAAACAGGATAATTACTAACGATACTATCTTGGCCGAATCGTTTGGCTTTTTTATACAAGGTAATAACTTTGCCGGTTTAGTTATAGAGTATCAAGAAAAATTTACCACCTTTCCTTTTCTTATTGATAGCATAGAAGTTGAACACAGTCTAGTTAATCGTATAAATATGCTTATAAATGGGTCTTATCGTTTAGCCGTTATCACCGGGCAGCATCGTTCTAACGAAATGAATAGCCTTTTACATTTATCTTTACAAAATAACTTTGAGTTAGTAACCGATTTAAGTTTAGCCGATGGATTTTTAGTGATTGACGAAAGTACCGTTAGTGCGGCGATGGCCGATTATTTATTTAGACAAAACGAATTAGGCAAAGGCCTTTTTATAGCCATAAATCCTATTAAAATAGAATTATTTGGTGATAGCCCGCCGGTCTTTAACGCCGATGGTGCGCTCCTGCGCGAGCTTTACCGGAGCGGCTTAGCTTTGGATACGGCCTTAATCCTCGACCCCGATGGCCTACCCTTAACCCTGCAAACCGAAGCCGGCGTGAGAGAAGAACCTTACCCGCTTTTTGTACGCGGCCTTGCCACCGGTAATAGCCGCTCGATTTGGCACGGTATAAATATTCCTTATTCTGTAGCCTTAGCCACTACCGGCGAATGGCAGCCCTTAGTGCAAAGCAGCGCCGCTACCTATATGCAGGAAGGTTTTATTAATTTATGGCCGGCCAATGAGACTGCTCCGCCTACCGCTTTAAACGGCCCTTTTACCTTGATAGCTACCCGCCAAAACGGTCTGGGGCAGTTAATTGTCGCCGGCAGTGATAGTTTATTTAGCGACTTGCTGGCTTTGGCTCCCGCCGCCGGCCATAACTTAGCCATAGCCAATCTTTTAGCCGAGCAATTAACTAGCAATAATAATTTTACTAACTTGCACACCCGCTTTAATCCTCTTATAATGGCTCGTAGGCCTTTTTTATTAAATAATGACGGTGTTACTTTAACTTTACGTATTATTTTAATAACTTTTAGCTCTTTAGTGATAATAATTCTTTTTTTATGGAAAAATAGATGGTCAAAAAAGTTGTCTTAATTATTTTGCTAATTATTCCTTTAATTGGGCTATTAAATAACCGGCCACGCCGGGCGCCTGTAACCGCTTTTAGTTTTACCCATAACGAAGAAGCCATTAACTCTATACATTTTAGCTCATTAAATTTTGAAAGACATTATCTTATGCTTAATAATTTTAGCTGGATTATCGAAGAACCGGGTCAACCTGCCATAGGAGCTAACCCCAGAGAGATAACAGCTTTACTTAATATCTTTAGCTCCAACTTCGATTTAATACTGACGGAAAGCAATATAACGGCAGGAAGGCTACATATTTATGGGTTAGATTTTAACAATAGCTTAATAATTAATATT
The DNA window shown above is from Spirochaetaceae bacterium and carries:
- a CDS encoding radical SAM protein; amino-acid sequence: MTTNTTTRKSMLYKTDVEYGDYTMNHVLGCSHGCLYPCYAFLLARRFGKVATYEEWCKPKLVSNTLEILEQEIPRLKSKINSVHLSFTTDPFMYGYDEIKEVTIAAIKKLNMANIPCTVLTKGLLPIELSELSTKNEYGITLISLDENYRKRIEPGAASYINRIAALKVLHDKGCRTWVSIEPYPTPNLIKQDVLTILNAVSFTNRIIFGRTNYSKEVSAFTKHREFYNEQARVVIQFCKEHNIDFHIKDGTLTEVKIVA
- the efp gene encoding elongation factor P; the protein is MAIIVMQEVRAGTAFLLDGQAYITLKSEFTKSGRNAAVMKVKIKNLLSNQIIESVYKAADKVETIELELRPMQFSYLDGENFVFMDGESFEQIEVPQGDLGDNANYIVDGIEIEMAFYEGKAVDVRIPINVEREIIETEPGIKGDTSGRSLKRAKVNSVTGGFEIMVPLFCDMGTKIKIDTRSGEYVERVK
- the tcmP gene encoding three-Cys-motif partner protein TcmP gives rise to the protein MSNPNKEFFKEKKIWSEIKDELLTHYLTPYFSKILETKKPLLYVDCFAGKGKFDDGKDGSPLTALHKLNEIIDNKHKNNRSIPTVSMKFIELNWADELNINIPQHYQQWSEIINGKFEDNIKNLLQNTPKDFNIFLYIDPYGIKALNATLFKELPTKFNTAELLINFNSHGFLREACRVKKITLREQEDEFFSDLKEYDSSIFQHINELNDIADGDYWQAIIEEYYQEEINWYQAEQKFSYQYKQCLKKKYKYVLDMPICLKKKSFS
- the selB gene encoding selenocysteine-specific translation elongation factor, which gives rise to MHKIIGTAGHVDHGKSALIKALTGCEQMRLPEERARGMTIDLGFSHFTAEGLTVGVIDVPGHERFIRNMVAGMWSLNLVMLVVAADEGFMPMTYQHSLVALSLGLPTICVLNKIDLLDAESLELQELLVKEELFNIFKQDIEIVKVSTLTGEGITGLKEKLTAILNLQTLNSQLSTLSYLYIDRVFSIQGAGLTVTGSLAAGNLTKEETLNHFPSGEKLAIRGIGQYHHEVTAAIATTRLALNLKGIKREAIKRGDLLTNFAAGEEVLTAVEVVLAIDEIFNDNLFKAKNIELAVGTNCQIARLIPLYKQEGDKFAIVKNLVRLRFTEPQSFFWRQKAIIISHGGSTILAAASLFWAGATGSHHRKKLALLAGKHFNSHNELQLAVAGYLKAYKPLDNAVKIGPFYADNNYLNNLLTTIKTDLTGSSLNFDKFKTAFKLEQNFAEALSDYLIKEKIMMVVAGNYKLYSEKAAITLTAAQHKLEQKLKEAALVGLHERDLTNVKDIKTLNTAGLAVYLDEGLYYHPASYAKAKEVILKGKTAGELVTIAEVKDGLGLSRKYVIPLLNAMEREGLLKRQGNERVVL
- the rsmH gene encoding 16S rRNA (cytosine(1402)-N(4))-methyltransferase RsmH — protein: MYKHYSVLLNEAVALLALPSGLAQGPIIDGTVGAGGHSLALLQNYPHIQLIALDADGQMLNLAQKRLSAYAGRVKFYNLFFDDFLTNYPTDLPNPAAILLDLGISSYHYETGRGFSFNDNLSLDMRIGADGPSAAQLINTLTESELANLLYRNADEQFSRPIAKAIVKARTAGEIVTAKQLADIIVKALPHQHNKSKYHIATKSFQALRITANDELGRLQRTLQPAFNLLPAGGKLAIISFHSIEDRLVKQYFAGLTKRCQCPPNILICNCSGPLAHDLTKGGLSAGTDELKLNPPSRSARLRVIEKLADKQKN
- a CDS encoding VWA domain-containing protein, which gives rise to MKRVLILAGLMAAVNLVANPLQIGAGETRIFANRDGSFELFVLAVPGRASILLTDSSVDESQLADSYALRSYDEHISLVGERRILDGVYIDNTDRIARGLEPVFFLMSSRPLAVPFFNDEREWFHIHLPSAVIWGYPWGREGQFEFNEGTWFNIRAFALPDTNYGNNQYGVDYYDSAFIIRTGIPLPQLPPPHRPFQVFTAATGGRFWGDVQQSSQLGAITQDILAAHSAGNTIDLAFVIDTTLSMKVHLDYIKDELLTNLMQQVQAANPSRTLRLAIVRYRDYPPAQYLTRTAAFSTDLASHNAFIRAIIAGGGGDIPEAVYEGLQAALQLDWQSDERIIIQIGDAPPHPTPRGRGEQWVDGQMVIDLANQKNIKLYAIYMQDPRRVGR
- a CDS encoding ABC transporter ATP-binding protein → MILAANNIYHSFKDKEVLKGINISFSGGIAVLLGENGAGKTLFLKILSGILAGIQGEVTLDGQNVAVFNECRKAIGFAAEELYFWPAYTVLNALTLTADKIFAEQLIQLCRLSEVKQKKIKNLSFGYRKRLNLALALAGRPAFLLLDEPTNGLDPIERDFFLTTLKEQSKNLTVIMASHRLEEVNELEAAALILHNGLLHKVESSRIKEAYHAIHH
- a CDS encoding glycosyltransferase, with amino-acid sequence MNIAIFSDTYLPSKNGVATSLAQLKRELSELGHNVYIYTTQVNEPREDDAKIFRSPSLNLHLKVDGRLAFANIIQIGQLIRQQNIELIHTHSEFTMGLAGRYLARKLNIPHVHTLHTLWNDYRHYFFKSRVANKLVSAHNVGNLLASYMSGCTALVAPSPKAKAYLKEIGLNRSYIVNNGVDAEAFSRWISDDEKITLRQQLNLKSDDILTLFVGRIASEKRVLPLYKAFKKLMQKYTFKAMLIGEGPDLKELKQLAYNDKLSHNFIFTGYLPYTEIFKYYAISNIYTTVSLSEVQPMTVIEALISGLPIVAHTDLAYEGLVLDGVNGFIAQNDEDFGRKLSALLDNPALIADFAAASRRHSLNFSAERQAGEMAELYKKAIDWGRPQCRYNNLAG